From a region of the Impatiens glandulifera chromosome 4, dImpGla2.1, whole genome shotgun sequence genome:
- the LOC124936583 gene encoding lignin-forming anionic peroxidase-like yields the protein MASNSLFFFFFTFLFGTILLSNAQLSPTFYDATCPDALAVIKTLIQQAVANETRMAASLIRLHFHDCFVQGCDASVLLDELATPTSERTALQNNNSARGYEVIDAMKAEVERICPGIVSCADILAVAARDASVEANGPTWTVQLGRRDSTTANRTEAEANLPRFTSSLDEHIANFDGKGLNVRDLVALSGSHTIGQAQCVTFRGRIYDNNSDIEAGFRSTRQGNCPNTTDGEGNGNLAPLDLVTPDLFDNNYFVNLIEKKGLLQSDQILFSGQQTDSIVTEYSNNPETFRVDFANAMVKMGDIRPLLGDAGIIRSVCSTLEMNPQAM from the exons ATGGCTTCCAACTccctattcttcttcttctttacatTCCTATTCGGCACCATTCTTCTTTCCAATGCCCAACTCTCTCCCACTTTCTACGACGCAACTTGTCCAGATGCGCTCGCAGTCATTAAAACTTTGATTCAACAAGCCGTGGCCAATGAGACCCGAATGGCTGCTTCCCTCATTCGCCTTCATTTTCACGACTGTTTTGTTCAG GGATGCGACGCTTCCGTCTTGCTAGACGAATTAGCTACTCCCACGAGCGAAAGGACCGCGTTGCAAAATAATAATTCGGCTAGAGGATACGAGGTTATTGATGCTATGAAGGCTGAGGTGGAAAGAATTTGTCCAGGAATTGTTTCTTGTGCGGATATTTTGGCTGTAGCAGCACGTGATGCATCTGTTGAG gCTAATGGTCCGACATGGACAGTCCAACTTGGGAGAAGAGATTCTACGACAGCAAACCGAACAGAAGCTGAAGCCAACTTACCCCGGTTCACAAGCAGCCTTGACGAACACATTGCCAATTTTGATGGAAAGGGTCTCAACGTTAGGGACTTGGTAGCCTTATCAG GTTCTCACACAATTGGACAGGCACAGTGTGTAACCTTCCGTGGAAGAATATACGACAACAACAGCGACATCGAAGCTGGTTTCAGAAGCACCCGTCAAGGGAATTGCCCAAACACTACCGACGGTGAAGGCAATGGAAATCTTGCACCTCTCGATTTGGTGACACCAGACTTATTCGACAACAACTACTTCGTAAACCTAATCGAAAAGAAGGGTCTTCTTCAATCTGATCAGATACTTTTTAGCGGGCAACAAACCGACAGTATTGTCACAGAGTATAGTAACAACCCCGAGACTTTTAGGGTTGATTTTGCCAATGCTATGGTGAAAATGGGTGATATTCGTCCCCTTCTTGGAGATGCAGGAATCATAAGGAGTGTTTGCAGCACTCTTGAAATGAATCCTCAAGCTATgtaa
- the LOC124936581 gene encoding uncharacterized protein At2g02148 isoform X2 produces METRVPVQHYNLRSANSYTTGTSLHDLNTVDDRSGEMECIRDGVSDGSLDNNEEEEESSAVNCLHEPYRDSLTNHDVGGVKEDRQIIENNESSSCSYDNLTAEDVLPIESARARFLDIVVDNFISSHLLEVPDSEVVDYSSVSAQDKLGKRKPREIHYEGDARFVLPLMYVANMYETLVNEVNTRLTSVNEFRGKNIGVALEAAGGLYRKLTKKFPKKGTCTYKRRELATSLETRSRFPELVVQEEKRVRFVVVNGLSIVDKPMNISQVDSEWFKRLTGRNEVAISDRDFKFYSPRHKYRRVSSSPSLPTFGGTENSSPMASSQGYRSVNDQTPSKHQIQRHSQFHSMNPTAAPASHFVHHNHQCVAPNHLTDVPHAQQSSPPSISHHNIACLQQLPQAGNRMHMLTSPAKFCDECGAPYLRETSKFCSECGVKRLGT; encoded by the exons ATGGAAACTAGGGTTCCGGTGCAGCATTACAATCTCCGATCTGCTAATTCGTATACTACAGGTACCTCTTTGCACGATCTCAACACAGTGGATGATCGATCAGGTGAGATGGAGTGCATTCGTGATGGCGTCTCTGATGGTAGTTTGGATaacaacgaagaagaagaagaatccaGTGCTGTT AATTGTCTTCATGAACCGTACAGGGATTCTTTAACTAATCATGATGTAGGAGGAGTGAAAGAGGATCGTCAAATTATTGAGAATAATGAGTCTTCTAGCTGTTCATATGATAATCTGACAGCTGAAG atGTTTTGCCAATTGAAAGTGCTAGGGCGAGATTCTTGGATATTGTTGTGGATAATTTCATCAGTTCACATCTCCTTGAAGTACCTGACTCGGAAGTTGTTGATTACTCATCTGTGTCTGCTCAAGATAAACTTGGGAAAAGGAAACCAAGGGAGATTCATTATGAAGGTGATGCAAGGTTTGTTTTGCCTTTGATGTACGTGGCAAATATGTACGAAACTCTGGTTAATGAAGTTAACACGAGGTTAACTTCTGTTAATGAGTTTCGTGGAAAGAATATTGGAGTAGCTCTTGAAGCAGCTGGTGGTTTGTATAGAAAGTTGACTAAAAAATTCCCTAAGAAAG GAACTTGTACTTACAAAAGAAGGGAATTGGCTACTTCTCTTGAAACAAGATCTCGATTCCCAGAGTTAGTTGTACAGGAAGAGAAACGGGTTCGATTTGTTGTTGTTAATGGTCTATCTATTGTTGATAAACCAATGAACATCTCTCAAGTTGATTCAGAGTG GTTCAAACGGTTGACAGGACGTAACGAAGTTGCCATATCTGACCGAGATTTTAAGTTTTATTCTCCAAGACACAAGTATAGACGTGTATCATCAAGTCCTAGTTTGCCA ACGTTTGGTGGCACGGAGAATTCATCTCCAATGGCTAGTAGTCAAGGTTATCGCTCTGTCAATGAC CAAACTCCTTCGAAGCATCAGATACAACGACACTCTCAGTTCCATTCAATGAACCCAACTGCTGCTCCGGCTTCTCATTTTGTTCATCACAATCATCAATGTGTAGCCCCAAATCACTTAACCGACGTTCCTCATGCACAACAATCATCACCACCTTCCATTTCTCACCATAATATCGCTTGTCTGCAACAATTACCACAAGCAGGAAACCGAATGCATATGCTG acAAGTCCAGCGAAGTTTTGTGACGAATGTGGCGCTCCATATTTGAGAGAGACGTCGAAATTCTGCTCTGAATGCGGCGTTAAGAGGTTAGGAACTTGA
- the LOC124936581 gene encoding uncharacterized protein At2g02148 isoform X1, which translates to METRVPVQHYNLRSANSYTTGTSLHDLNTVDDRSGEMECIRDGVSDGSLDNNEEEEESSAVNCLHEPYRDSLTNHDVGGVKEDRQIIENNESSSCSYDNLTAEDVLPIESARARFLDIVVDNFISSHLLEVPDSEVVDYSSVSAQDKLGKRKPREIHYEGDARFVLPLMYVANMYETLVNEVNTRLTSVNEFRGKNIGVALEAAGGLYRKLTKKFPKKGTCTYKRRELATSLETRSRFPELVVQEEKRVRFVVVNGLSIVDKPMNISQVDSEWFKRLTGRNEVAISDRDFKFYSPRHKYRRVSSSPSLPTFGGTENSSPMASSQGYRSVNDQTPSKHQIQRHSQFHSMNPTAAPASHFVHHNHQCVAPNHLTDVPHAQQSSPPSISHHNIACLQQLPQAGNRMHMLTSPAKFCDECGAPYLRETSKFCSECGVKRIEEDVEEIEIISKWSSP; encoded by the exons ATGGAAACTAGGGTTCCGGTGCAGCATTACAATCTCCGATCTGCTAATTCGTATACTACAGGTACCTCTTTGCACGATCTCAACACAGTGGATGATCGATCAGGTGAGATGGAGTGCATTCGTGATGGCGTCTCTGATGGTAGTTTGGATaacaacgaagaagaagaagaatccaGTGCTGTT AATTGTCTTCATGAACCGTACAGGGATTCTTTAACTAATCATGATGTAGGAGGAGTGAAAGAGGATCGTCAAATTATTGAGAATAATGAGTCTTCTAGCTGTTCATATGATAATCTGACAGCTGAAG atGTTTTGCCAATTGAAAGTGCTAGGGCGAGATTCTTGGATATTGTTGTGGATAATTTCATCAGTTCACATCTCCTTGAAGTACCTGACTCGGAAGTTGTTGATTACTCATCTGTGTCTGCTCAAGATAAACTTGGGAAAAGGAAACCAAGGGAGATTCATTATGAAGGTGATGCAAGGTTTGTTTTGCCTTTGATGTACGTGGCAAATATGTACGAAACTCTGGTTAATGAAGTTAACACGAGGTTAACTTCTGTTAATGAGTTTCGTGGAAAGAATATTGGAGTAGCTCTTGAAGCAGCTGGTGGTTTGTATAGAAAGTTGACTAAAAAATTCCCTAAGAAAG GAACTTGTACTTACAAAAGAAGGGAATTGGCTACTTCTCTTGAAACAAGATCTCGATTCCCAGAGTTAGTTGTACAGGAAGAGAAACGGGTTCGATTTGTTGTTGTTAATGGTCTATCTATTGTTGATAAACCAATGAACATCTCTCAAGTTGATTCAGAGTG GTTCAAACGGTTGACAGGACGTAACGAAGTTGCCATATCTGACCGAGATTTTAAGTTTTATTCTCCAAGACACAAGTATAGACGTGTATCATCAAGTCCTAGTTTGCCA ACGTTTGGTGGCACGGAGAATTCATCTCCAATGGCTAGTAGTCAAGGTTATCGCTCTGTCAATGAC CAAACTCCTTCGAAGCATCAGATACAACGACACTCTCAGTTCCATTCAATGAACCCAACTGCTGCTCCGGCTTCTCATTTTGTTCATCACAATCATCAATGTGTAGCCCCAAATCACTTAACCGACGTTCCTCATGCACAACAATCATCACCACCTTCCATTTCTCACCATAATATCGCTTGTCTGCAACAATTACCACAAGCAGGAAACCGAATGCATATGCTG acAAGTCCAGCGAAGTTTTGTGACGAATGTGGCGCTCCATATTTGAGAGAGACGTCGAAATTCTGCTCTGAATGCGGCGTTAAGAG gattgaagaagatgtaGAAGAGATAGAAATCATCTCCAAATGGTCTTCGCCGTAA
- the LOC124934324 gene encoding general transcription factor IIE subunit 1-like encodes MSVEPFNRLVKLAARAFYDDITTKGENQQPKTMRSDNRGIAVVILDALTRRQWVREEDLAKDLKLHSKQLRRTLRFFEEEKLVTRDHRKESAKGAKIHNAAVAAVADGQFNRDGDDKIKLHTHSYCCLDYAQIFDVVRYRLQRMRKKLKDELDNRNTIQEYICPNCGKRYNALDALQLMSPEDEDFHCESCNGALVAESDKLAAQETGDGDENARRRRRDKLKDMLQKMEEQLKPLSEQLNRVKDLPVPEFGPLAAWEIRYSAARRANGDSGANDSKNSLGYGGTPMPFVGETKVEVAFSGEEKGDIKPENSSAPTKVLPPWMIKQGMNLTKEQRGEVKEEVKGGSSTSTKTSVEFSDDKKSNIFEDNNKNIQDEYVKAYYAAMHKRQLEQEEASKKQQELSNAGVSERQVGMKSKRAEDEVEDDGVEWEEVAPVAAGQTVENYKVNDLNVEAASGDEEEDDDDIWEEG; translated from the exons ATGAGTGTCGAACCATTCAATCG TTTGGTGAAGCTTGCGGCTAGGGCTTTTTATGATGATATAACTACAAAGGGAGAGAATCAACAGCCCAAAACTATGAGAAGTGATAACAGGGGCATTGCTGTTGTGATACTTGATGCCCTTACAAG GCGTCAGTGGGTTAGAGAGGAAGATCTTGCAAAGGATTTGAAGCTGCACTCAAAACAATTGCGACGGACCTTACGATTTTTTGAAGAAGAAAAGCTAGTTACCAGGGATCATAGAAAAGAG TCAGCAAAAGGTGCAAAAATCCACAATGCAGCTGTAGCTGCTGTGGCTGATGGACAGTTCAACAGAGATGGTGATGACAAGATTAAGCTGCACACTCACTCTTACTGTTGCCTAGATTATGCACAG ATATTTGATGTTGTGAGGTATAGACTGCAAAGAATGAGGAAAAAGCTGAAAGATGAATTGGACAACAGGAATACAATTCAGGAGTATATTTGTCCCAATTGCGGGAAGAG ATATAATGCTTTGGATGCATTGCAACTCATGTCTCCCGAGGATGAAGACTTCCATTGTGAAAGTTGTAACGGAGCACTTGTGGCTGAGAGTGACAAATTAGCTGCTCAAGAAACAGGAGATGGAGATGAAAATGCTAGAAGGCGACGTCGTGATAAATTAAAAGACATGCTACAAAAGATGGAG GAGCAGCTGAAACCATTGTCTGAACAACTGAACAGGGTTAAAGATTTGCCAGTACCTGAATTTGGTCCTCTTGCTGCATGGGAAATCAGATATAGTGCTGCTCGACGAGCAAATGGTGATTCTGGTGCTAATGACTCAAAAAACTCACTGGGTTATGGTGGAACGCCCATGCCATTTGTTGGAGAGACAAAG GTTGAAGTTGCCTTTTCTGGTGAAGAAAAAGGAGATATTAAACCTGAGAACTCGAGTGCACCTACGAAAGTATTGCCACCATGGATGATTAAGCAAGGTATGAACCTCACAAAAGAGCAGCGTGGGGAGGTGAAAGAGGAGGTGAAGGGGGGAAGTAGTACATCAACAAAAACATCTGTGGAGTTTTCAGATGACAAAaagtcaaatatttttgaagataataataagaatatacaG GATGAATATGTCAAGGCCTATTATGCTGCAATGCATAAGAGACAGCTTGAACAAGAAGAAGCTTCTAAGAAGCAACAAGAACTTTCCAACGCCGGCGTCTCTGAGCGTCAGGTTGGTATGAAGTCGAAACGCGCTGAAGATGAGGTTGAAGATGATGGTGTTGAATGGGAAGAGGTAGCACCAGTAGCAGCAG GTCAAACAGTTGAGAACTACAAGGTGAATGACTTAAACGTGGAAGCAGCTTCAggggatgaagaagaagatgatgatgatatatggGAAGAGGGGTGA
- the LOC124936582 gene encoding protein SLOW GREEN 1, chloroplastic isoform X1 — protein sequence MVFAVNVSASSPLFHLTKSDTSCSSSSSLSFVFLPSRSLKPRQIFFTNHQSFSSITKTHHRSPISIKACSKFSDDSAIQTNFTRHLKTVAATAVIIAVAMTGKFRILPARADNLPTVLTTEENNGDSSLSSISKVLESNPDAVEVLKSLVKQKLEAGEDEESLRILKKLVSAEPEKTEWKFLMARLLNEMGDVPGARQVFEEILKVNPLSFEALFENALLMDRLGEGDAVLRRLEEALNIAEVEKKQKEARDVRFIMAQVHFLQKNVDKALKSYDDLSMEDPKDFRPYFCKGMIFSLLDKNKEAREEFAKYKKLSPMKFEVEGYLRSPLSKMKLFGTGEDN from the coding sequence ATGGTCTTCGCCGTAAACGTATCAGCATCGTCACCTTTGTTTCACCTAACCAAATCAGATACatcatgttcttcttcttcatcactctCCTTTGTATTCCTCCCTTCACGATCTCTCAAACCCCGTCAGATTTTCTTCACCAATCACCAATCTTTCTCCTCCATCACAAAAACCCATCACAGATCGCCAATTAGCATCAAAGCTTGTTCAAAATTTTCAGATGATTCCGCAATCCAAACCAATTTCACTCGTCACCTCAAGACAGTTGCTGCCACCGCTGTCATCATCGCCGTTGCGATGACCGGAAAATTCCGCATTCTTCCCGCCAGAGCTGATAATCTCCCTACGGTGCTGACGACGGAGGAAAATAATGGGGATTCATCTCTGTCGTCCATATCGAAGGTTCTGGAATCGAACCCAGATGccgttgaggtattgaaatcttTGGTGAAACAGAAACTGGAGGCAGGGGAGGACGAGGAATCACTTAGGATCTTGAAGAAACTCGTCTCCGCTGAGCCAGAGAAGACGGAATGGAAGTTTCTTATGGCGAGACTTCTAAACGAGATGGGTGATGTACCAGGTGCACGCCAAGTGTTTGAGGAAATTCTTAAGGTAAATCCTTTATCCTTTGAAGCTCTCTTTGAGAATGCCCTGTTGATGGACCGATTAGGAGAAGGAGATGCTGTTTTAAGAAGGCTGGAGGAGGCATTGAATATTGCAGAGGTTGAGAAGAAACAGAAAGAAGCTAGGGATGTTAGGTTTATAATGGCACAGGTACATTTCCTGCAGAAAAATGTGGATAAGGCATTGAAGAGCTATGATGATCTATCCATGGAGGATCCAAAGGATTTTCGACCTTATTTCTGCAAAGGGATGATCTTTAGTTTGCTAGATAAGAACAAAGAGGCAAGAGAGGAGTTTGCAAAGTACAAAAAGCTTTCTCCCATGAAATTTGAGGTCGAGGGTTACTTGCGATCTCCATTGTCCAAGATGAAGCTTTTCGGCACTGGTGAAGATAACTGA